The DNA window CTTATATCGAGGCGAAACAAGAGATCAAGTTTATCGAGATATATTATAAGGAAAAAGACGAAGTAGATTGTAACAAGGAGAGGATTAAGAAGTATTTTACATAAAAAGAAGAGGACGGAATAAAATAAAAGGTTTGAGACCCCCTTATCCCGCCCTCCATACTAGGTATCTGCCCTAGTATTACTGGCAATAGTCTATAATAGGGAGGTGAAGTAGTCAACAACTTTGTCGGTTTCCCTGCAGAAATTCAGTAGAAAGGAGAAAACAAACAAATGGCAAAGTACAACAGAAACTCAGGGAAGCCCTGGACGCAAGGGGAAGTATCCCAGCTTAAAAGCTTGGCGCATCAAAATACCCCTACGCGAGTAATTAGTTTAAAATTAGGGCGTACCCCAGATGCTGTATATAAGCGGGCAAGCGATGAGAGTATATCGCTCGATCCGACTAACCAGTCGCCGTATAATCGTAGATCGAAATAGGGTAACGCATCTCCGGAAAACAAAATGTCCACCTCATAGAGGTGGACATTTTGTATCATCTTACAACTAAAGACGTTAGGCAATTTAGAGCCAAAAATGACCGGACAAAACGGACATAATTTGAGCCATTTTGTCTGTTCGGACACCGGAAATCACCGAGGGATTGTATCTCTGAGTCCAAAATTCCTTGCCATTATACAGTATTGTGGCTATAATACGCCTGTATAAATAAGAGAGGTATTCCCGTACCGATACGGGAAAGGGCTACCAAATTAATCCCTCCAAAGGCGGTTTTTACGATGAAAAAGACAGTTGAAATAAAAGACGGGATCTTGTATATAGACAAGAGGCCCGTTTTTTTTAACTCGGCCGATTATCCGTATTACCGCGACGACCCGGAGAATTGGGACGACAGGCTGAAGAAGATAAAGATGACGGGCATCGACGTCGTTAGCTTCTATGTCCCGTGGCGCCACCATATGACCGGACCAGGCGGGGGATATGCCGTAGATTTTGACGGGAAGACGCGGCCAAACCGCAATGTAAAATTATTTGCGAAGCTGTGCGCGAAAAACAAACTGTGGATGGTCGTCAAGCCCGGCCCTTTCATCCATGCCGAAACAAATTACGGAGGACTTCCGGATTGGGTCTGTCCGGCGGAAGACCCGGAGATCGAGCCGTTCACGGACAGCAAAGGCAACCAGCTCAGGTGGCCGCCGCACAGCGGGAAAATACTGCCGGCCCCGCTTTCGGGTAAATTTAAGGGCATGGTCAGGGAATGGTTCGGTTCGGTGGACAGGAACATCATAAAAGATAATGTTTACCCAAAGGGAAATATTATAGCGGTCCAGGTCTGCAACGAAGGGCTTTATTCCGACTTCCCTGGTTTGATCACGGATTATGACTATTCTCCTTCGGCTTTGTCGCTTTTCCGTAAATTTACGAAGGAGAAAGACCCGCAGGTCCCGAGGGACGTCTCGGCGCTCAAGACCAGGTCTGACCTGAAGGAGTATCTCAGGTGGGGCGAATGGCAATCGGAATATATGGGATCGGTGTACAGGGAATACTCGTCTTTCATTAAAAGCAAGGCGCCTTTTGTGATAAACCTGAGCCCTCCCATAGACGGTAAAAGGCTGGACCATTGGCTTACCCGCGCCATTCCCGAGAAATGGAAAAATATAAATTACGGATTTACAAACTGGCTAAAGCCGGTTTCGGAAGACAGCGTTTCCTTTGAGCGCTATAGCCTGCTGGCGAAGAGGAAGAGGGGGATAAATTTTGAGGAGAATTGGGGCTTCTCCAAGCTTTATGACACGCGTTTCCAATATCCGGTGGTATGCGTCTTCGAGACCCTCCTGGCTGTCGCCAACGGGGCGACGGGTTTTAATGTCTATACCGCCGTCAATACCGGCAGATGGGATGACCTGATCGACCGCGTGCATGAGAGGCCGTATCCGGATTCGTCCCCTATTAAAGAGGACGGCACGCTGACGAAGAAATATGACGTATTGGCCTTGTTGGCGGGCTTCTTTAAGGAGAACGCCGTTGATCTCCTGGAGGCCGGACCCTGCCGCGGTATCGCCTGGGGTTTCTATCCGGCTTATTCGTATCTAGCGGCATGGGATATCCCCGATGACTGCCTGAAAGGGCTGGGGCTTGGCCGGTTTAAATGCGGCTTCGGCGGATTGGACGAATTCCAGAGGCTTCTGCGCGGGAAAAATATAGACTTCCAGATAGCGAATATCAAGTCGGCCGCGCCGAAGGAACTTAATAGCTATAAAAATATCGTATTGTGCGGCGGCTCCTTTATGGACAGGAAGACGCAGCGGAAGTTATTGAAATACGCCTCTTCGGGAGGCAGGCTGATATTTACCGGGGAGGTCCCGTCGCTCGACGAGAATTTCAAGAAATATGACATCCTGAAGGAAAAAGCGGTATTAGCGCGGGCGATGGACGGCGTTTTGGACGCGATAGTAAGCCCGGACAGGAGATTGGAGGCCGAAGGCCCGGACCTCCAGGTTTGGGCTTATGAAAACCGCAAGAAAGCCATCCAATTCTTCTTTATATTAGACTTGTCCGCGGAGCCGGGGATAAAAGAGTTCAGGTATTCGGGGAAAAACTTGAAGGTATCCTTACCCGGGAAGTCCGCGGCGATAGTTAAGGTTAAAGATTCAAGACTCGATGCGGTCTTTGTAAAAGGCGTGAACGAAATGACCGGGAATTCTGTCGTCCCCTGCGTCTCTTTCGGAAAAGATGAATTGAAAGCCGGCGAAGAGTGCGACCTCTCGGCATCGCGCAGGGGGGATAAATGGCAGGTAAAGACCGCCTGACCCTTCAGGCCGCAATTTATTCCCTCAAAATCACATTTTAGCCCCTTGACAACCACGGGTTATGATATATAATATAACCGAGTATACCAAGGTATATCTAAAATCACCTTAACCTCCCGCAAAAAGAGGGCAATAAATATGAAAGATGCCGTAGAGAAAAATTCGCCGGTCCCTTTATATAAGCAGCTTAAGCGGGTCATTGAAAACCAGATAAAGAGCGGCGATAAGAAACCCGGCGAACTCATCTCTTCCGAGAAGGAATTCTGCCAGCAATTCAGCGTGAGCCAGATAACGGTCCGCAAGGCGATGTTCGAGCTGGTGAACGAAGGCGTGCTCTACAGGATCCCGGGAAAGGGAACGTTCGTCTCCGGCCCGGAGCAGGGCTCGAGGGGCGGGTCAAAACTGAAGACCGACAACATCGGATTTGTGATATCGCGCGAACATCACCCTATATTTTCCAACACCTTCTATTCGTATGTCTTCGCCGGAGTGGAAGAAGAGGCGCGCTCCCACGGCTATAACCTTATCTACCAGGTCCTCGACGAAAAATTGATGTTCGACCCCTCCACATTCAAGTTGATAGAGGAAAGAAAGGTCGACGGCCTGATCCTCGTAGGCGAGATGTCCCACAGTTTCATTTCAAACCTTAAAGCGAAAGATATCCCGATAGTCCTGCTCGACCATTATATCGAGAATTCATCGCTAGACTCCATCGTGACGGATAACACGAAAGGCACGGCGGATATGATCAAATATCTTGCGGACCTCGGACACAAGGAGATAGGCTTCCTCGGCGCCACGCTCGAGCACGGCTCTTTTATGGAGAGGTTCGAGGGATACAAGGCCGCGATGAAAAAGCACCGCCTGGAGCTCAACGAGGATTTCGTCCAGACCGGCCTCCTCTGGAACGGATACGGCATCATGGAGAAGATGTTCAGGCTCAAGAAGCTCCCCACCGCTATTTTCGCCTGCAACGACCTGATAGCTATCCGCGCGATGGCTGCGATACAGGACAAGGGGATGAAGATACCCGACGAGATAAGCATTGCCGGTTTCGACGATATAGATATGAGCCAGCAGATACACCCCCCGCTTACCACAGTGCGGGTGGAGAAGGAAGAGATGGGAAAGATCGGCGTCAAAAGGCTTATACAGAGGATGAAGAACAGCAACAAGCGCGCCGAGAAGATCACCGTCCCGACCGAGCTGGTCGTAAGGAAGTCCTGCAAGGCGTTGAAATGAAAAAGGGAGGCGGAAAAGTGAGATACGTCAGCTTGGCCCTGGTATTGTTTTTCACGTTAGTCGCCGCCGCCCCGGTTAAGGCGCACGCGGCAGAGGTCTTATGGGAAAGTTTTGAGGGGGACAATTACTGGGAGCCGGTCGATTGGGAGAACACGGCGCAGGTGAACCTTTCGGTGAGCCCGGATAAACCCTCCGAAGGGAAACAGTCGCTCAAAGTCATAATAAGGGAAGAGGCGACCGACTGGAAGAACAAGGTCAGTTTCTCCAGGGAAGATCCGGTCGACCTCTCGAAAGACAATAGCATAGCCATGGATATATTCAACGAAAAGACCGCTGACCTGGAAGTGGCCGTTGGTTTCATGACAGGCGAAGACTGGGCATATTATGAGTCCGGCAAAAAACCCGTGAAGACCGGCTGGAATAGGGACATAAGCTTCGATCTATCGGCTTCAGATTTTAAGGACAAGGCCAGCGATTGGAAATATGCGGTATCGTTGGCGGACAGGGATAACGTCGGGAAGGTCTTCATACTTCTGTATCGTCCGGCCAGGATGTCCGCCGATACGGTATATATTGATAATATCAGGATAAAATAAAATTTAACAAAAGGAGGACCGGATGAAATACGCATTGCTGTTATCGGTGATCGCAGCGCTGGTATTTACGGGCGTCAGCGCCGGAATTGCCGGCGCCGAAGATAAGCCGTTCGATAATTTTGAGAGCCTGCCGGTGAACTGGGCGTCGCCGGGTTGGGAGAACATCGGGGGCGTGGACCTGGAGTTAAGCACCGAAAAGGCCTCTGAAGGGAAGCAGTCGCTCAAGCTGACGGCCCAGGATGAGCCGCAGGAGTGGAAGAACAGGTTTGTCATCGCCAGGGAAGCGGGCCTCGACCTCTCCGGCTCGAATATGGTCTTGGATATATATACCGACGTGGCTACGGGAATGGGTGTCCAGGTCGGGTTCGATTCGGCCGGGGATTATTACGAGTCGGAGAAGAAGATATTGAGCCAGGGATGGAACAAGGATATCACCTTCGACTTAGGCGCCAAGGATTTCAAGTGCAAGGCGAGCGAGTGGAAGAGCACGGTGCCGTTGGCCGACAGGAGCGACATAACAAAGGTCTTTATCCTCATAACCCATCCGAAGAAGGCGAAGAACGCGACGGTGTATGTGGATAATATAAGGTTCAAATAGAGCTTAATCCTATGTCAAAGACAGGGAGCCCTGTTATGAAAAAAATAATTGCGGCATCGATCTTTGCTCTCTCGGCGGCACTCGCTGCGCTCGCTGTAAATGTCGCTTTCGCGCAGCCGGACCTGCTCTGGGAAAGCTTTGAGAAGGAAAAATTATCCTGGACGCCCATCCCCTGGGATAACGCCCATGAGGTGGGGCTTTCGAGGGTCAGGGACAACGCTACCGAAGGCAGCCGCGCTTTGCGGATGGATATCAAGGAGGACGTAAGCAAGAGCAAGAACAAGGCCGGGATATTCCACGAAGAGAATCTCGATCTCTCCAAGCATAACCTCGTCCTCGATATCTATGTCCAGTCCTCCGAGGCGGCGTCGGCGGCCGTCGGTTTCGAGACCGGCAACGGCTGGACTTATTACGAATCGACGCCGGTCAAATTGAAGAAAGGCTGGAACAAAGATATCGTCTTCGTGTTGGACAAGGCGAATTTCGAGTGCAAGAGGAGCAAATGGAATTACAACGCGAACCTTGCCAACCGCGATGATATAAGGAAGGTCGTCATACTTATCTACGACACCGTCATGTTCGAGGCTGAGACGATATATATAGACAACATAAGGTTCAGGCCGACGCGTAAGCTGGTCATGCCTTTTTCTTTTTGGGCGACAGCCTTTGCGGAAGAGGCGAAAGGGGAAACGAAAGAAGGGACGAAGATAATAGCGGTCAACGCGAGCGCCCCGGAGATACCCAAATACGACAAGTTTGAGCTTACGGTAGACCTGAAAGCCGCTTTTAAGAACCCGTTTGACCCGGAAGAGGCGGACTTAAGCGCCGCTTTCACGAGCCCGGGCGGCGAGACGTTCATAGTCCCGGGATTCCTCTACTCGGCGAAGTTCGGCGCGGATAATAATTACGTTGAGCCGGTCTGGAAGATCAGGTTTACCCCTATGCGGGAGGGGGAGTGGAGATATACCGTTCGCCTGAAGACCCCGGCAGGCGAAGACAAGACAGGGGCGGCATCCTTTAAATGCGCGGCGTCCCCGCTGAAGGGCTTCGTCCGCGTAAGCAAAAAGGATCCCATATATTTCGAATACGATAACGGAGAGTTCTATTACCCGTTGGGCGAGAACGTATGCTGGGCAAGCCTGCCGGGCTACAAAAAATATTTCACCGAGATGAAGAAAGCCGGCGACAACTGGTCCAGGGTATGGATGTGCAACTGGGAGGTAGGCATCGAGTGGGCCAAAGGCAAAGATTACCGCGGGTTGGGTGAGTACAGCCTGAAGAAGGCGGAGAAATTGGACGGGATAATCAATTTGGCCAAAGAGAACGGCATTTTTTTTCAGCTGGTCCTCAACCACCATGGGCAGTTGAGCACAAAGGTCAATCCCCAGTGGAACGAGAATCCTTATAACATAAAGAACGGGGGGCCCTGCGGCAAGCCGCAGGATTTCTTTACGAATGCGTCGGCTAAAAAATATTTCAAGAACAGGATGCGTTATATAGTCGCGCGGTGGGGTTACAGCCCGAATATCATGGCGTGGGAGCTCTGGAACGAGCTCACTTTCATAGACGACCTTAACCTGGATACGGACGCGGCGTGGCATAAAGAGATGGCCTCATATATAAAAGATACAGATCCCAATAAGCACCTGATAACCACAAGCTATGCCGGCACGTTCCACGATTACGGTTTTAACAAGAAACTCTGGGAGTTGCCGGAGATAGACTATACGCAGTTCCATATGTATACGCATGAGATCGTCTCGGCGAACATGGGCGCTTACAGGCTCATGAGCCAGTTCAAAAAGCCGTATTTCATGGCTGAGATAGGGACCGATTCCTCCGACGACGTGGACGCGAAGGACCTCGACGGCGCGTATATCCACGCCGCGATCTGGTCCGAGTATATGCTCGCCTGCGGAGGGAACGCCATGCCGTGGTGGTGGGATAAATATATCCATCCGAAGAAACTGTATTACCACTGGGCCGCGCTTTCGGCGTTCGATAAGGGCGAGGACAGGAGGGGAAAGGATTATAAGACGTCAACGGCGAGGGTCCTGGCCGAGACGGAAGGGCTTAATTCGCCGGTATACGCGATCGGGCTCCTGAATGATATAGAAGGGGCTGTCTGGGTATTCGATCCCAAGTGGACTAAATTCGAGCCGAACCATCCGGAGCCGCCTTTCATAAAGGACGCGCTTGTCAGGATAAACGGCCTGGCCGCGGCAAAATATAAAATAGAATTTTGGGACACATGGAAGGGGCAGATCGTCGAGACAAGGGAAGTGAAGTCCGACGCTGACGGGATAGACGTAAAGCTGCCGCCTTTCAGGAGGGATATTGCGTTTAAGATAAAGCCGGTCGAGCCGGTCATCAGGGGCAACAGAGGCGGGACTAAGGCCGCGCTCGTCTCGACCACCCCGATGCCGATAGGATTTACCCGCAAAGAGGTCGTGGCCAAGAAAGCCGCGGGGCCGATAACCATAGACGGAGACCTCTCCGATTGGAAGCTTCCGAAGTTCGGTAAGGACCAGGTCGCTTATCTCGCGAAGGGTTCAGCCAAATTTTATCTCCTTTATGACGGCGAGAACCTGTATTTCGCCGCGGACGTAAAAGATGACGCGGTTATCGGTAACCAGCGCGGGGTGGATATCTGGCGCGACGATGCCGTGGAATTCTGGCTCGACGCCAAGGGCGATGCCGATATATTCA is part of the Candidatus Omnitrophota bacterium genome and encodes:
- a CDS encoding beta-galactosidase, which gives rise to MKKTVEIKDGILYIDKRPVFFNSADYPYYRDDPENWDDRLKKIKMTGIDVVSFYVPWRHHMTGPGGGYAVDFDGKTRPNRNVKLFAKLCAKNKLWMVVKPGPFIHAETNYGGLPDWVCPAEDPEIEPFTDSKGNQLRWPPHSGKILPAPLSGKFKGMVREWFGSVDRNIIKDNVYPKGNIIAVQVCNEGLYSDFPGLITDYDYSPSALSLFRKFTKEKDPQVPRDVSALKTRSDLKEYLRWGEWQSEYMGSVYREYSSFIKSKAPFVINLSPPIDGKRLDHWLTRAIPEKWKNINYGFTNWLKPVSEDSVSFERYSLLAKRKRGINFEENWGFSKLYDTRFQYPVVCVFETLLAVANGATGFNVYTAVNTGRWDDLIDRVHERPYPDSSPIKEDGTLTKKYDVLALLAGFFKENAVDLLEAGPCRGIAWGFYPAYSYLAAWDIPDDCLKGLGLGRFKCGFGGLDEFQRLLRGKNIDFQIANIKSAAPKELNSYKNIVLCGGSFMDRKTQRKLLKYASSGGRLIFTGEVPSLDENFKKYDILKEKAVLARAMDGVLDAIVSPDRRLEAEGPDLQVWAYENRKKAIQFFFILDLSAEPGIKEFRYSGKNLKVSLPGKSAAIVKVKDSRLDAVFVKGVNEMTGNSVVPCVSFGKDELKAGEECDLSASRRGDKWQVKTA
- a CDS encoding GntR family transcriptional regulator — its product is MKDAVEKNSPVPLYKQLKRVIENQIKSGDKKPGELISSEKEFCQQFSVSQITVRKAMFELVNEGVLYRIPGKGTFVSGPEQGSRGGSKLKTDNIGFVISREHHPIFSNTFYSYVFAGVEEEARSHGYNLIYQVLDEKLMFDPSTFKLIEERKVDGLILVGEMSHSFISNLKAKDIPIVLLDHYIENSSLDSIVTDNTKGTADMIKYLADLGHKEIGFLGATLEHGSFMERFEGYKAAMKKHRLELNEDFVQTGLLWNGYGIMEKMFRLKKLPTAIFACNDLIAIRAMAAIQDKGMKIPDEISIAGFDDIDMSQQIHPPLTTVRVEKEEMGKIGVKRLIQRMKNSNKRAEKITVPTELVVRKSCKALK
- a CDS encoding sugar-binding protein; its protein translation is MKKIIAASIFALSAALAALAVNVAFAQPDLLWESFEKEKLSWTPIPWDNAHEVGLSRVRDNATEGSRALRMDIKEDVSKSKNKAGIFHEENLDLSKHNLVLDIYVQSSEAASAAVGFETGNGWTYYESTPVKLKKGWNKDIVFVLDKANFECKRSKWNYNANLANRDDIRKVVILIYDTVMFEAETIYIDNIRFRPTRKLVMPFSFWATAFAEEAKGETKEGTKIIAVNASAPEIPKYDKFELTVDLKAAFKNPFDPEEADLSAAFTSPGGETFIVPGFLYSAKFGADNNYVEPVWKIRFTPMREGEWRYTVRLKTPAGEDKTGAASFKCAASPLKGFVRVSKKDPIYFEYDNGEFYYPLGENVCWASLPGYKKYFTEMKKAGDNWSRVWMCNWEVGIEWAKGKDYRGLGEYSLKKAEKLDGIINLAKENGIFFQLVLNHHGQLSTKVNPQWNENPYNIKNGGPCGKPQDFFTNASAKKYFKNRMRYIVARWGYSPNIMAWELWNELTFIDDLNLDTDAAWHKEMASYIKDTDPNKHLITTSYAGTFHDYGFNKKLWELPEIDYTQFHMYTHEIVSANMGAYRLMSQFKKPYFMAEIGTDSSDDVDAKDLDGAYIHAAIWSEYMLACGGNAMPWWWDKYIHPKKLYYHWAALSAFDKGEDRRGKDYKTSTARVLAETEGLNSPVYAIGLLNDIEGAVWVFDPKWTKFEPNHPEPPFIKDALVRINGLAAAKYKIEFWDTWKGQIVETREVKSDADGIDVKLPPFRRDIAFKIKPVEPVIRGNRGGTKAALVSTTPMPIGFTRKEVVAKKAAGPITIDGDLSDWKLPKFGKDQVAYLAKGSAKFYLLYDGENLYFAADVKDDAVIGNQRGVDIWRDDAVEFWLDAKGDADIFNNMPFNPGCYQIDFAPLTKDGGPGVYVYRNINTRPVADAIKAASRISKGTEDSGYVIEAAIPIQAITGLEMKDGKVLGVNFSLSDKDSASGEWKHMIWSGQKEDDATQWGKLKVRN